A stretch of Pseudomonas taetrolens DNA encodes these proteins:
- a CDS encoding monovalent cation/H+ antiporter subunit A, whose protein sequence is MSLIVLLLLPFIGSCLAAVLPHNARNSESLLAGLIALIGTVQVALLYPQIAHGGVIREEFMWLPSLGLNFVLRLDGFAWLFSILVLGIGTLVSLYARYYMSPEDPVPRFFAFFLAFMGAMLGLVLSGNLIQIVFFWELTSLFSFLLIGYWHHRSDARRGAYMALMVTGAGGLCLLAGVMLLGHVVGSYDLDTVLAAGDQIRAHSLYPILLPLILIGALSKSAQFPFHFWLPHAMAAPTPVSAYLHSATMVKAGVFLLARLWPSLSGSEEWFWIVSGAGACTLVLGAYCAMFQNDLKGLLAYSTISHLGLITLLLGLNSPLAAVAAVFHILNHATFKASLFMAAGIIDHESGTRDIRKLSGLFKLMPYTATLAMVASASMAGVPLLNGFLSKEMFFAETVFINSTAWVEIALPVIATIAGTFSVAYALRFTVDVFFGPPATNLPHTPHEPPRWMRAPVELLVFTCLMVGIFPAHTIGPLLAAAAQPVVGGELPEYSLAIWHGLNAPMIMSLIAMSGGIVLYVLLRKQLKLGRFPRPPLTRYFDGKRFFERSLVVIMRGARRIERRISTQRLQTQLFLLILAAVIAGLIPMLYSVLTWGDRPKIPGSIVFVTLWLLAIACALGAAWQAKYHRLAALTMVSVCGLMTCVTFVWFSAPDLALTQLVVEVVTTVLILLGLRWLPRRIEDVSPLPGTLRKARTRRLRDLLLSFAVGGGMALLSYAMLTRQTPNDISSFYLSRALPEGGGSNVVNVMLVDFRGFDTLGEITVLAAVALTVFALLRRFRPPKESMELPAQQRLLAKDVVTDLVNPRSASDTALGFMMVPAVLVRLLLPVAFIVSMYLFMRGHNQPGGGFVAGLVMSVAFILQYMVAGTQWVEAQMSLRPLRWMGTGLLCATLTGLGAIPLGYPFLTTHTAHFSLPLLGDIHVASALFFDIGVFAVVVGATLLILTALAHQSVRAHRPALQNKTGAS, encoded by the coding sequence ATGTCCCTGATAGTTCTACTGCTTCTGCCCTTTATCGGCAGCTGTCTGGCGGCTGTTTTGCCGCACAACGCCCGCAACAGTGAATCACTGTTGGCCGGTCTGATTGCACTGATCGGTACCGTTCAAGTAGCCCTGCTCTACCCGCAAATAGCCCATGGCGGCGTGATTCGCGAAGAGTTCATGTGGCTGCCCAGTCTCGGCTTGAATTTCGTCCTGCGCCTGGACGGATTCGCCTGGCTGTTCTCCATACTGGTGCTTGGCATCGGCACGCTGGTGTCGCTGTACGCGCGCTATTACATGTCACCCGAAGACCCGGTGCCGCGGTTCTTCGCGTTTTTCCTGGCGTTCATGGGGGCCATGCTTGGCCTCGTGCTTTCAGGCAATTTGATTCAGATCGTTTTCTTCTGGGAGCTCACCAGCCTCTTTTCATTCTTGCTGATTGGTTATTGGCACCACCGTTCGGACGCTCGACGCGGCGCTTATATGGCGCTGATGGTCACGGGCGCCGGGGGGTTGTGTCTGCTGGCGGGGGTCATGCTGCTCGGCCATGTCGTCGGCAGCTATGATCTGGATACAGTGCTCGCGGCCGGCGATCAAATCCGCGCACACAGCCTGTATCCGATTTTGCTCCCCCTTATCCTGATCGGCGCCCTGAGCAAAAGCGCGCAGTTTCCGTTTCACTTCTGGCTGCCCCACGCGATGGCCGCACCAACGCCCGTATCGGCTTACTTGCACTCGGCAACCATGGTCAAGGCCGGGGTCTTCTTGCTGGCCAGGTTGTGGCCCTCATTGTCCGGCAGTGAAGAGTGGTTCTGGATTGTCAGCGGTGCCGGCGCCTGCACCCTGGTACTCGGCGCGTACTGCGCGATGTTTCAAAATGACCTCAAAGGCCTGCTGGCCTATTCGACCATCAGCCATCTCGGCCTGATTACCCTGCTGCTGGGTCTCAACAGCCCATTGGCCGCGGTCGCCGCGGTGTTCCACATCCTCAACCATGCAACCTTCAAAGCGTCCCTGTTCATGGCCGCGGGCATCATCGACCACGAAAGCGGCACCCGGGATATCCGCAAGCTCAGCGGCCTGTTCAAGCTCATGCCCTACACCGCAACCCTGGCCATGGTCGCCAGCGCTTCGATGGCCGGGGTGCCGCTGCTCAACGGTTTCCTGTCCAAAGAGATGTTCTTTGCCGAAACCGTGTTCATCAACTCCACGGCCTGGGTTGAAATCGCCCTGCCCGTGATCGCGACCATCGCCGGCACATTCAGCGTGGCCTATGCCTTGCGCTTTACTGTGGACGTCTTCTTCGGTCCACCCGCGACCAACCTGCCGCATACCCCGCACGAGCCGCCGCGCTGGATGCGCGCACCGGTTGAACTGCTGGTGTTCACCTGCCTGATGGTAGGTATCTTCCCGGCACACACCATCGGTCCGTTGCTGGCGGCCGCCGCGCAACCGGTGGTGGGTGGCGAGTTGCCGGAATACAGCCTGGCCATCTGGCACGGCTTGAATGCACCGATGATCATGAGCCTGATCGCCATGTCGGGCGGCATCGTGCTCTATGTCCTGCTGCGCAAGCAGCTCAAGCTCGGGCGCTTCCCGCGGCCGCCGCTGACCCGCTACTTCGACGGCAAGCGCTTTTTCGAGCGCAGCCTGGTGGTGATCATGCGCGGCGCGCGCCGGATCGAGCGACGCATCAGTACTCAGCGCCTGCAAACCCAGCTGTTCCTGTTGATCCTGGCCGCCGTGATTGCCGGTCTGATCCCGATGCTCTACAGCGTTCTCACCTGGGGCGACCGGCCGAAAATCCCAGGGTCGATCGTATTCGTCACCCTTTGGCTACTGGCGATTGCCTGTGCGCTGGGTGCCGCCTGGCAAGCGAAATATCACCGGCTTGCGGCCCTGACCATGGTCAGCGTGTGCGGCCTGATGACCTGCGTGACCTTTGTCTGGTTCTCGGCACCTGACCTGGCCCTGACTCAACTGGTGGTCGAAGTCGTGACCACCGTGCTGATCCTGCTGGGCCTGCGCTGGCTACCACGCCGGATCGAAGACGTCTCGCCCTTGCCCGGCACCTTGCGCAAGGCACGGACCCGTCGCCTGCGCGACTTGCTGCTGTCCTTTGCCGTCGGCGGCGGCATGGCGTTGCTGTCCTACGCAATGCTGACTCGTCAGACTCCCAACGACATCTCTTCGTTCTACCTCAGCCGTGCCCTGCCGGAAGGCGGCGGCAGCAATGTGGTGAATGTGATGCTGGTGGATTTCCGGGGTTTCGACACATTGGGTGAAATCACCGTACTGGCCGCCGTGGCACTGACTGTATTTGCCCTGCTGCGCCGCTTCCGCCCGCCCAAGGAAAGCATGGAGCTACCGGCCCAGCAGCGCCTGCTGGCCAAGGACGTGGTCACCGATCTGGTCAACCCGCGCAGCGCCAGCGATACCGCACTGGGATTCATGATGGTGCCGGCGGTGCTGGTGCGCCTGCTGCTGCCAGTGGCCTTCATCGTATCGATGTACCTGTTCATGCGCGGTCACAACCAGCCGGGCGGCGGATTTGTTGCCGGCCTGGTGATGTCGGTGGCGTTCATCCTGCAATACATGGTTGCCGGTACACAGTGGGTTGAAGCCCAGATGAGCCTGCGTCCCTTGCGCTGGATGGGCACCGGTTTGTTGTGCGCCACACTCACCGGCCTGGGCGCGATTCCCTTGGGTTATCCGTTCCTGACCACTCACACCGCACACTTCAGCCTGCCGTTGCTGGGCGATATTCATGTCGCCAGCGCCCTGTTCTTCGACATTGGCGTCTTCGCGGTGGTCGTCGGTGCCACCCTGCTCATCCTGACTGCACTGGCTCACCAGTCCGTGCGCGCCCATCGACCCGCTCTTCAAAACAAGACTGGAGCCTCCTGA
- a CDS encoding Na+/H+ antiporter subunit C, whose product MEEVIAIAIGVLAASGTWLVLRPRTFQVVMGLCLLSYGVNLFIFSMGSLFIGKEPVIKNGVPQDLLNYTDPLPQALVLTAIVISFAMTALFLVVLLASRGLTGTDHVDGREPKE is encoded by the coding sequence ATGGAAGAAGTCATCGCTATCGCTATCGGCGTTCTGGCCGCTTCAGGCACCTGGCTGGTATTGCGTCCACGGACCTTTCAGGTAGTCATGGGCCTGTGCCTGCTGTCGTACGGGGTCAACCTGTTCATTTTCAGCATGGGCAGCCTGTTTATCGGCAAGGAGCCGGTGATCAAGAACGGCGTGCCTCAGGACCTGCTCAATTACACCGATCCGCTGCCCCAGGCGCTCGTTCTGACCGCCATCGTCATCAGTTTCGCCATGACCGCGCTGTTTCTAGTGGTCTTGCTGGCCTCCCGGGGCCTGACCGGTACCGACCACGTAGATGGCCGGGAGCCTAAAGAATGA
- a CDS encoding monovalent cation/H+ antiporter subunit D: MNLMPHLIVAPILLPLLTAACMLLLGEKHRPLKARINLVSTLLGLGIAVLLLVWTQQQSTPAAIGVYLPSNWQVPFGIALVVDPLAALMLVLTGIIASCALLFAMARWDRAGASFHALFQIQLMGLYGAFLTADLFNLFVFFEVLLAASYGLMLHGSGKARVSAGLHYISINLLASSLFLIGAALIYGVTGTLNMADLALKIPLVPEADRGLLHAGAAILAIAFLAKAGMWPLNFWLVPAYSSASAPVAALFAIMTKVGIYTVLRLWTLLFSGQAGASAYFASDWLIYGGMATIVCAAIAILAAQRLERMASLSILVSAGILLSAVGFAQPNLTAAALFYLVSSTLALSALFMLGELIERSRSSNEPILEDDAEPLPSLMESLNPPRGTNLDDEQKAVVGLIIPWTMAFLGLSFIACALLIIGMPPLSGFIGKLSLLNALLNPMGLGNDTGAPISGSAWSLLVLLILSGLASLIAFSRMGIQRFWTPLERPSPLLRRFECIPIVILLGLCVVLTFKAEPVLRYTQAAADTLNTPERYVMAVLGTRPVPSPEARAALQEVQP, encoded by the coding sequence ATGAATTTGATGCCGCATCTGATCGTCGCGCCCATTCTGTTACCGCTGCTGACCGCCGCCTGCATGCTGTTGCTGGGGGAAAAACACCGACCGCTGAAAGCTCGGATCAATCTGGTCTCGACCCTGCTCGGCCTCGGCATTGCCGTGTTGCTGCTGGTGTGGACCCAGCAGCAGAGCACACCGGCAGCCATTGGCGTGTACCTGCCCAGCAACTGGCAAGTGCCCTTCGGGATTGCCCTGGTGGTCGATCCTCTGGCTGCGCTGATGCTGGTCCTGACCGGCATCATCGCCAGCTGCGCCCTGCTGTTCGCCATGGCCCGCTGGGACCGTGCCGGGGCCAGCTTTCACGCCCTGTTCCAGATCCAGCTGATGGGCCTGTACGGGGCCTTCCTGACAGCCGACCTGTTCAACCTGTTTGTGTTCTTCGAAGTGCTGCTGGCCGCTTCCTACGGGCTGATGCTCCACGGCTCGGGCAAGGCGCGGGTTTCGGCGGGGTTGCACTACATCTCGATCAACCTGCTGGCTTCGTCCCTGTTCCTGATTGGTGCGGCCTTGATCTACGGTGTCACCGGAACCCTGAACATGGCCGACCTGGCCTTGAAAATCCCCCTGGTGCCGGAAGCTGATCGCGGCTTGCTGCACGCCGGTGCCGCCATTCTCGCCATCGCCTTCCTGGCCAAGGCCGGCATGTGGCCGCTGAACTTCTGGCTGGTACCGGCCTATTCGTCGGCCAGCGCACCAGTTGCCGCGCTGTTCGCGATCATGACCAAAGTCGGGATCTACACCGTGCTGCGGTTATGGACCTTGCTGTTTTCCGGTCAGGCCGGGGCCTCGGCCTACTTTGCCAGCGACTGGCTGATCTACGGCGGCATGGCGACCATCGTCTGCGCCGCCATCGCCATCCTCGCCGCCCAGCGTCTTGAGCGCATGGCCAGCCTGAGCATCCTGGTCTCGGCCGGGATCCTGCTGTCGGCGGTCGGTTTCGCCCAACCCAACCTGACCGCTGCCGCCCTGTTCTATCTGGTCAGCTCGACGCTGGCCCTGAGCGCATTGTTCATGCTGGGCGAGCTGATCGAGCGTTCGCGCTCCTCCAACGAACCGATCCTTGAAGACGATGCAGAACCCCTGCCCAGCCTGATGGAATCATTGAACCCACCGCGCGGCACCAACCTGGATGACGAACAGAAAGCCGTGGTCGGTCTGATCATTCCGTGGACGATGGCGTTCCTGGGGCTGAGTTTTATCGCCTGCGCCCTGTTGATTATCGGTATGCCGCCGTTGTCCGGGTTCATTGGCAAACTGAGCCTGCTCAATGCCCTGCTCAATCCGATGGGCCTGGGTAACGACACCGGAGCACCGATCTCCGGCAGCGCCTGGAGCCTGTTGGTGCTGTTGATCCTCTCGGGCCTGGCATCGCTGATCGCCTTTTCACGCATGGGCATTCAACGCTTCTGGACACCCCTTGAGCGCCCTTCGCCGCTACTGCGTCGTTTCGAATGCATCCCCATCGTGATCCTGCTTGGCCTGTGCGTGGTGCTGACCTTCAAGGCAGAGCCCGTGCTGCGTTACACTCAGGCCGCCGCCGACACCCTGAACACCCCCGAGCGTTATGTGATGGCGGTACTTGGCACGCGCCCGGTACCCAGCCCTGAAGCCAGGGCCGCTCTGCAGGAGGTGCAACCATGA
- a CDS encoding Na+/H+ antiporter subunit E has translation MKRLFPAPWLSLALWLLWLLLNLSLSAGNLLLGAALAFAAPLMMAPLRPLPIRIRRPGVILKLFFLVGRDVVISNIAVAWGVLNAGKKPPRSRFIKIPLDLHDANGLAALSMITTVVPGTIWSELALDRSILLLHVFDLDDEAQFIEHFKATYERPLMEIFE, from the coding sequence ATGAAGCGCCTGTTTCCGGCTCCCTGGCTGTCCCTTGCGCTGTGGCTGCTGTGGCTGTTGCTCAACCTTTCGTTGAGCGCCGGCAACCTGCTGCTGGGCGCCGCGCTGGCCTTTGCGGCCCCGCTGATGATGGCCCCGCTGCGACCATTGCCGATTCGCATTCGACGTCCCGGGGTGATTCTCAAGCTGTTCTTTCTGGTCGGTCGTGACGTGGTGATTTCCAACATTGCCGTCGCCTGGGGCGTGCTCAATGCCGGCAAAAAGCCGCCACGCTCGCGGTTCATCAAGATCCCCCTGGACCTGCACGACGCCAACGGCCTGGCTGCCCTGTCAATGATCACCACCGTGGTGCCCGGCACCATCTGGTCGGAACTGGCGCTGGACCGCAGCATCCTGCTGCTGCACGTGTTCGACCTGGATGACGAAGCGCAGTTTATTGAGCACTTCAAGGCCACCTACGAACGCCCTCTGATGGAGATCTTTGAATGA
- a CDS encoding K+/H+ antiporter subunit F produces MSALLSNAILLSLFIFSLAMVLTVIRLFKGPSAQDRVLALDYLYILAMLMMLVLGIRYASDTYFEGALLIALFGFVGSFALAKFLLRGEVIE; encoded by the coding sequence ATGAGTGCCCTGCTCTCCAATGCGATCCTGCTCAGCCTGTTCATCTTCAGCCTGGCCATGGTCCTGACCGTGATCCGGCTCTTCAAGGGGCCGTCTGCCCAGGACCGGGTTCTGGCGCTGGACTACCTGTACATCCTGGCCATGCTGATGATGCTGGTGCTGGGGATCCGCTACGCCAGTGACACCTACTTTGAAGGTGCATTGCTGATAGCCCTGTTCGGTTTTGTCGGCTCGTTTGCGCTGGCCAAATTCCTGTTGCGTGGCGAGGTGATCGAATGA
- a CDS encoding Na+/H+ antiporter subunit G, translating into MNSVSELSLWIEIPVALLLVLSSLFALCGAIGLLRLKDFFERMHPPALASTLGAWGVALASILYFSALKSTLVLHAWLIPILLSITVPVTTLLLARTSLFRKRMAGEDVPAEVSSGGRSEGGS; encoded by the coding sequence ATGAATTCCGTCAGCGAGCTCTCTCTCTGGATTGAAATTCCGGTGGCGCTGCTACTGGTACTGAGCAGCCTGTTTGCCCTGTGCGGCGCGATCGGTCTGTTACGCCTAAAAGACTTCTTTGAGCGCATGCACCCACCGGCTCTGGCCTCCACCCTCGGCGCCTGGGGCGTGGCACTGGCCTCGATCCTGTACTTCTCGGCCCTTAAATCGACGCTCGTGCTTCACGCATGGCTGATTCCAATCCTGCTGTCCATCACCGTGCCGGTGACCACCCTTTTGCTGGCGCGTACCTCACTGTTCCGCAAACGCATGGCGGGCGAAGACGTACCGGCTGAAGTCAGCAGCGGCGGACGCAGCGAAGGTGGCAGCTGA